CGTTAAATTATGCGCACGAACAAATTGTTTGATTTGCAGCAACTTATTATGCAATTCTTCCACATACAATCTATAATATTCTGTTTGCATACCTCTATGTTAAGAATTATTCCTACGACCATTAAAGCCATGTAATATGTACTACATCAACAACACTGTTTTATAAAGAGAGTATAATACCAAGAAAAACAAAATAGCAATAAATATTAATACAATCCACATTACACTATCATTTTTCTTTTTAAGAAGGTTTTCAGCTTCATGCGCATTTCTTCCTTTAGGAAAGTGTGCTAAATAATCTTTTAGTCTATTTGTCAATTTATATTGTTCAAACAACAAATCATCCGCTTTTGATACATTTCTTCCATTTGGATATTGTACAATATATTCTTCTAAATTATGAGCAGATTTATATTGTTTAAAAATAAGGTCATCAAGTCGATTTTTAATAGAAGATAAATACCAACCATTAGGATATCGTTTTATATAGTCTTTACAACTAGAAATAGTTTCTTTGTATTTCTCATATAAATAAGATTCATACTTTAAAGTATCTTTAAAGGACTGAACCTCTTTCAAATATTTCCCTTCAGGATATTTTTCTATATAATTATTATATGCATGATTTGAAAGTTCTTTTTTAGCATAAATTTCTTTGCACTCATTATAATAATCTTCCTCTGTACGTAAATCTATAAAATCTTCATGCTCCCATTCTGACATAAAGCCTTGAGTTGGAGGAATACGAACCCCCATTTCAGCATAAATATCTCTTGATGTTGAATAATTCTGAAATGGATTGACAGAGAATCCTGAAATCACTGTCATTAGAATTGCTCTTTGTTGAGAATACCATGTATTTACGTATTGTTGTAAAAAAGGTTCTACTAAATATCCTTTAATACTTCTAATGGCTATATTTCTTATATCTTTTATATCAAATTGAGGATCTAATTGTGCAATAAACTTCCTAATTGCATTTTCATTAGGACTCAATCTATTTGTTTGAAATTCTTTTGAAGTATCTAAACGCTCTATATTTACTATAATATTCCAACAAAAACGTAACATCCACATCAAACTAACTAATGTTTCTTTTTCGTTTTTTTGTAACATATTTTTTAATTCATCATTTACATGGCTGTTAAAAGTTTCTATAACAAATCCGAGCAATATATTTGCTATTAATGTTGAAATCTCAATGTAATATTTATTTTGTATACCTAATTTACTCTTAATAGAAACTATAAATGGAACGCAATTAAACAAAGCGTCTTTACATCCTTTAAAAGAATAAAATTCATCATGAAACTTTCGCAATTCTTCTTTAATAGCTTTATCCTCAGCAAAAATTTCCAATGGAGGCAGATTTTTAATAACTTGTTTCAGTATATCCACATTTTCTTTACAACGATCCTTAACCGTCTTACTTACAACTACCGTCATTGCGTAAGATTGAAGTTGCATCGCTTTATAAGCCGCATCCGGTTCGTCAGCTTCATTAAAATAGTCTATGCCACATTGTAAAATCTCAAGACCTAACTTATCTGCAATCATTTGATACTGCAAATCCGTTTCAGATGAGAAAACCTTAAGCTGTTGTAAAAGCCCTGCTGTATCTTTCATCAATTTCACACCAGCATTATATCGTGCTGTAGCACCTTTGCCACGCGACGACTTGGCTATTTCTATAACCGACTGAATTTGCTCTATAAGCGGTTTAACAGATTTTTCTACAACATGACTTTTCCAAGTATCATTCGTAATCAAAGGCAAGATTACATCAGAAGCTATCTCTTCACAAAGTACATCTATAAAACTTAAAGCTATGGATTCAGACAAAGTGTTATCTTCCTTCCCAACAATAGCCAATACAAATTGAACTGCATATTGGGTATAAAGTAGTTCAGCACAAGCAATAGCATTTGAATAGTCTTCTTGAATCAATGCACAAACAATTCTGTTCTGCAAAGAAGAAGCACTATCTTTTTTCATCCAAATATTAATCGCTTCACCCATATTCCCTGCAAATAGATGATTGAAAGCAATATCATCCAAAGGAGTAGCTTTCATAAACCAGAATTGAGCATATTTAATTTGCTCATTAGACAAAGCAAGACTCGCTTCCGCTTGTGCTACCGATTCCGATGTCCTGTCAATAGGAGTCAAATATTGCGACAAATCCAAAGGAAAATCCACGTGTTTTCCTACTTTCAGAAAAGCTTTGAGTCGATTATGATTGGCTACACGTTCTTTTATGGGCGAATTAGAATAAACACCTAATTGCCTATATGGATTATTTATAATAATGTTCATGCCAACTTAATAAACCAGTTAGCCGACTCCTTACTAACTCCCTAAAATATTAATACTTAACTACACACAAAAAACGTGGAGCCAGTCTGTCACTCGTTCCACGCTATAAAGGCCTTCGCATTGCCCGGATTGTCGAAACGAGCAACGCCGAAAGCCCCACGCCGATGTCTGTATATAGTCCACCCTTTCCCTTACGATATAATAAGGTACACTACGGGCTGTACATATAAAACACCCTTGGGGCGTTCCCGTTGCTTTGTTTTTGACAATCCGTAGAAGTTGCGAAGTTCTTATAGCGTCAAAACCAAAGCGTCCAGTAACGCCTTTTTATGTATATGTATCCCACCCGACCCTTCCACATAAGGAATTATCGGCATGGGATTGCTACAAATGTAAACAATAGTTACGAATAAATCAAACGATATTGCCTTTTTATTTGAAAATTCTATCGAACCAAGAAAGAGGCATATACAAAGCCATAAAAAAACTTCGTGTATGCCTCTTCCTTGTTCTTCCACCTGCAATCAGAATCTATTTCGCTTTTTGCGCTTCCTTTTTATCTTGGTAATGAAAATATACCAAACTGGCAATAGCTATCACCATCACAGACACAATAACGGCTCCCATTATTTTTCCTCCTTTTCATAAGGCAAAAAATAATCTTTTCTTTCTGATACACAAAATCTTTTTCTTCAGAATCATATCATAAACATACGATTTATGGGAAAACAATAATCTATTTAGAAGCTGTTTTGAATTTATCGTGCGATGATTTGGGATGAGTTTTTGAGGCATTTCCGCTTGTGTGATGAGGAAGATAGCGGGCTATCTGACGAAGAACAGAAGCGGAAAGGACCAAAAAATCGCCCAAAGCACACACGAAAACGGATACATCAAGACGAGAAAAACTTTTTGGAGAAATTCAAAACAGTTTCTCAAAACAGCTTCTAAAAGTAGTCACGTGTTTAAATAGGTGATGGATGCCTTGCACACTTTCATCCGTAAACAGGCAGGAGGGCAGGAAAGCGCGACAAGTTTCATACCCGGTTTAGATATACTGAAACTTTAGTTTCAGTGCATTTAAACAAAAGTTTCAGCAGGATAAAACTAAAGTTTCAGCATATCTAAACTGGCATGAAACTACCTTAAGCAGGTTAAAGCATCCATTCTCAACGGATTATGCGCCCGTTTATTCCGCTTCGAGATACAGCACCCGGCTGGCATAATCATTCAGCTTGTGATAGTCCACCTTATGCGTGTAAGGGATTTCCAAGCCGTTTTCCATCAAGAACTTGCCCGAATACGCTTTCCCCTCGAACGGGAGAGGCTCGTTATCGATGCGGTTCAACTCTTTGACCCGATACATCTTCGCCGGGTCGAGCCCTGCCATGCGCACACGTGGCAAATGCTGGTTATAAAACGTTTCCATTTTCCACCAATAGAATACCGCCTTGTCTTTCTCGGGCGAAGTATACATCAGAGACGCCACCCCCAAGCGGTCGTAGGGAGAAACCAGACGGTAGATGTCCCCGAACTGCACTACGGGACGAATCATCTTGTAATCGGCTATTGCCTTCCGGCAAATCTCCTTCTCCTCCTCGGTCATGTTCTTTGGCTGGATTTCCATGCCCAGACGCCCGCTCATCGCCACATCGATACGGTATTTGATAGGAACGGTACGGAAGACCTGATGATTGGGAGCCGAACTGATGTGGGACGCCATGGCTATCGCCGGGAAGAAATACGAGGTGCCCCATTGCATGTAAATGCGCTGGAGGGCATCAGTATTGTCGCTCACCCAGAACTCGTCGAACCAAGGCAGGTAACCCCAGTTGGCACGTCCTCCGCCGCTGGCACAAGCCTGGATAGTAAGGTCAGGGTATTTGGCACGGATACGGTTGCATACACTCTCGAAGCCACGATGATACTCGATGTACATGTGGCTTTGGTTGTCAGCGGTCAGGTAATTCGAACCGTGGTTCATAATCGCCATATTGGCGTCCCACTTGATATACTCGATTTCGGGATACTTGCTCATCAGGTCATCCACCACGCCGAACACGAAGTCCTGCACTTCGGGATTGCCGAGGTCAAGTACAACCTGCGTTCCGCCACGTCCCAATACTGGGTCGCGCTGGGGAGCTTTCACAATCCATTCGGGATGCTTCTCGTAGAGTTCGCTCGTAGTATTCGACATTTCCGGCTCTATCCAGATACCGAATCCCACATGATGTTTCTTCGCGTCACGGAGCAATCCCTCAATGCCTTCGGGAAGCTTACGGGTATCTACCACCCAGTCGCCCAACGAAGAATTATCGGTATTGCGCTGGTACTTGCCTCCGAACCATCCGTCATCCATCACAAACAATTCTCCGCCCATTGATTCGATGTCCGCCATCATCTGTTCCATGCCTTGCTGGTTGATGTCGAAGTAAACGCCTTCCCAGCTATTGAGCAGGATTTTGCGAGGCTTGTCTCCATGCGCCAGCTTATAAGTGCGTCCCCAGCGGTGAAAGTTCCGGCTGGCTCCGCTCAACCCTTCGTCCGAATAAGTAAGGGCAAGCACCGGAGTCTTGAACGTTTCGCCTTTCTGCAAATGATACATGGAATTATCTTCATTGATACCGGCAAAGAACTGGTGGTATTCGCTATCATCGGTGTCAATACGGAGCTTATAATTTCCTGTATAGCAAAGTGCCGCACCAATGGTCCGCCCTACGTTTTCCTGTGGACGGCCGTCGAGCGAAAACATCACTTCGGCATGTGCCGTATGCGAATTGCGCACCCCGTCCTTGTTCTTTATCACTTTCATGCCCGGCTCCAACGGTTCCTGAGCCAAACGCCCTTCGTTCGCCCACGAACCATACAGGCTGGAGAGCCATACATTTCCCCTGCGGATGGGCAGGTAAGCCGAAGCGAACTGGTTGAGCACTACAGGTTTCTTTTCTTCGTTCGTTATTTCGGTCCAGGTCTCAATGATGTCCACATCCTGATAAGCCCGGTAACATACGTTGACATAAAATGGATACACCTTATCTTTCAAGCGGACAGAAACTTCCGTTGTCTTATCCCCATCGGTCGTAGCCACGCTTTCCACCACCAGCTGGGTTGACATGTTCCCGTCGGCATGGCATACCGAGAGCGCCGTTTCTGCCGGAGTATTCATTCCATACACCGGATAAGCGGCATGATTGCACGTACGCACCGCATCAATCTGTTTCAGATCCGCATCGCCCAGCTTCGTACCATAATATACATATTTCAATTCTCCCCCTTGCGGTGCGTCAATCACCAGCGAGGTTTCGGGAGTAGAGAGGCGCACAAGTTGCTCTTGCGCCCATACACCGGAAGCGAAAAGCGAAGCTCCGGCAACTAATAAGACTTTAGCTTTCATGTTTTTCATGATGAGTTGTTTTAAATGATATCGATGCAAAAATAGGCATATTCCACCAATGCGAATGATACTGTATTATCTTTTTCATTACAGATAGCGTGGGTTGCTCCATTAAATATAGAAATATCTTCTCCTATTTTGTGAAGAGTCAAAATAATTAATTACCTTTGCTCTTATTAGTTTGCTTATCTATCAAACCACTATAAATAAACGCATTATGATAACAATAGAAGGAATTGACCCTAATATGATTGCCAATAACATCGAATCGGCATATCCGACACATCCAGGTTCGATTCTGAAAGATGAAATCGAATACCGGGGTATCACCCAGCATAAGCTGGCACAACAAATGGGAGTGCCTTATTCGGCTTTAAACGAGATACTGAACGGCAAACGGCCTTTGACCGAAAAAATGGCTTTATTATTCGAAGCAATCTTAGGTATTGATGCGGAACCATTGCTTGCTTTGCAGACCGACTATAATTTGCGGAAAATGCGCAAAGACAGCTCCTTCATGGAAAGGCTAACGGAATTACGTAAAATAGCATCTCTTCTCTAAAAATCTTATACAAATAATGAAACACCTGCATTTCACCCTGCTCTTGCTTGCCGCCCTCCTGCTGGCAGGCTGCTCTACCGTCCCCCTGACCGGACGGAAGCAAATGCTTTTGGTATCGGATAGCGAAGTGCTGTCCTCCAGTCTTACCCAATACAACGACTATATCAAGTCGGCTAAGAAATCGGCCAATGCCGCACAAACCGCCATGGTGGTACGGGTAGGGAAAAAGATAGCCTCCGCCACCGAATCCTACCTGCGCGCGAACGGCATGGCATCGGAAATCCAGAACTTCGCCTGGGAATTCAATCTCATACAAGACCCGCAAGTGAACGCCTTCTGCATGCCGGGCGGAAAGATTGTAGTTTATGAAGGACTGATGAAGCTGGTCTCGTCCGATGACGAACTGGCGGTAGTGGTGGGGCACGAAGTGGCTCATGCCGTAGCAAAGCATAGCAATGAACGCCTGAGCCAACAAGTAATGGCGCAATATGGCGCGAATATCCTCAATTCGCTGGTAAGCGACAAGAGTTCTGCGGTGCAAAAGGTTGCAGGCACGGTTTACGGCATCGGCGCACAATACGGCATGATGCTTCCCTTCTCGCGCAAACACGAATCGGAAGCAGACTATATGGGGCTGGTATTCATGACCATGGCTGGGTACAATCCCGATGTAGCCGTCGGATTCTGGCAAAAGATGTCGGCAGGAAGCGGAGGGTCTGTACCCGAGTTTATGAGCACACACCCCAGCGACGCCACGCGTATCGCCGATATCCGGAAGGAATTGCCGGGCATCAAGGCGAAGTACCGCAAATGAATGAATAAACATAACTGATTAATTTGATAAGAACACAGAGACACAAAGACACAGAGAAAAAATTTTTATCTTTCATTCCCAATAAAAACTCTGCGCCTTTGTGTCTCTGTGTTCTATTAATAAAAAAGAATCCAATGAAACAACTCTTTCTTGCACTCGCAACCCTATTATGTGCCGTGAGCATACATGCGCAAGAACGTCCCTTCCTTCCCCTGTCGGGCACCTGGGAAAGCTCGTTAGGCACTTGCCGGCTTCCGGGCAGTACCGATGAAAACAAATTGGGCAAGCCGGCACAGGCTCCCTATGCTACGGCTCAGTTGACAAGGCTCTATTCGTATAGCGGACAAGTCACCTACGAACGCGACTTCACCTTGCCCGAAAGCTTTGCCGGAAAGAAGCTCCGCCTGATTATGGAACGCACCAAGCCCAGCACGCTTTGGATAGACGGAGACAGCATCGGGAGCCTGACCCATCTGTATGCTCCGCACGAGTATGAGCTTCCTCCCCTCGCATCGGGAAATCACCACATCGCCATCCGGATAGATAATTCCGAGACCTCTGTGCCCAAAGAAATACAAGGCTCGCACGCCTGGAGCGATGCCACCCAAACCAATTGGAACGGCATCTTGGGACGGTTCGGCATCGAAGCCCGTGATGAAGCCTATATAAATAAGGTGGAAGTGTATCCCTCGTTCATCCGGAAACGTGCCCTCGTGAAACTGACCGTCAATACCGAACGGTATGAAGACGCTACCATACGCATTGAAGGCAACGCATGGAATACCCCCGAAAACCATGTCCTCCCCACTTTGGAACAGAAGATTCCGCTCCAGCCCGGACCTACCTCGTTTACCCTTACCCTCGACATGGGAGACTCACCCCTGCTTTGGAGCGAATTCCATCCTGCCCTTTACCGGCTTCGCGTCAGCCTCGATACAGACCATACGCACGATGAACAGAGCGTGGATTTCGGCATGCGCAATTTCCGCACCGAGGGCACCCAATTCGTATTAAATGACAAGAAAATATTCCTCCGGGGCAAGCATGACGGATGCGTATTCCCCCTTACCGGTTATGCCCCGATGGACGTGGACGCATGGCGCAAGGTGTTCCAAACCGCCAAGCGGTACGGCATCAACCATTACCGGTGCCACTCGTACACACCTCCCGAAGCAGCCTTGAAAGCCGCCGACATCGAAGGCATCTATTTCCAGATTGAATTACCCCTATGGGGAAAAATCGAACGGAAGAACACAAGCCTCAACTCTTTCTTGAAGCGGGAAGGCGACATGCTGCTCGACTGGTTGGGCAATCATCCTTCGTTCATGATGTTAGGCTTGGGGAATGAACTGAACGGCGAAGTGGAAGTCATGCGCGAATGGCTTTCCGATTTCCGCCGGAAAGACCCTCGGCATCTGTATTGCTTTGGCTCAAACAACTACTTAGGCTGGATGGGACCACAAGAGGGAGAAGATTTTTTCGTAACGTGCCGGGTAGGCGGAGGCGAAGGATATTCGACTCATGTACGTTCTTCCTTCGCATACGTGGATGCAGAAAAGGGAGGCATCCTGAACAACACCCGTCCCAATACAACCGCCAATTATGCACAAGCCATCGCCCGGTGTCCCCGTCCCGTAGTGGGACACGAGACCTGCCAGTTCCAGATATACCCGGACTACCAGCAAATTGCGAAATACAGAGGCGTGCTGTATCCATATAATCTGGAAATATTCCGTAACCGGCTAAAAGAAAATCACCTATACGACCAAGCCGAAGCTTTCCATCGTGCTACGGGACATTTCTCTGTGGCATGTTACAAAGCCGATATCGAATATGCCCTGCGCACACCCGGCTTCGGAGGTTTCCAAATGCTCGACCTGCAGGACTATCCCGGCCAAGGCTCGGCACTGGTAGGCATATTAGACGCTTTCATGGAAACCAAAGGCATCACAGACCCCGAAACCTTCTACGGCTTCTGTGCCCCGGTAGTCCCTCTGGCAGAGATGAAAGACTTCTGCTGGCAGAACACCCAAACCCTTCAGGTACGTGTAGCCCTTTCGAATTACGAAGAAAACGACTGGAACACCCCTATCCGCTGGCAATTGATATCGGATGACGGGACGTGGGAAAAGAAAGGCACACTCTCCTGCTCCGCACCGCAAGGAAATGTCACTCCCATAGGAAACATCGAGCTTCCCCTCAACGAACTGAAGACCGCGCAACGCCTGACCCTGAACTTACAGACAGGAACATACCACAATTATTACCACCTGTGGGTGTACCCCGAAGAGCAGGAAAACACGGAGGGAGTTTACGTCGACTCCCTACTTAACAAGCAGGTGAAAGCCAAGCTGGCAAAGGGAGAAACCGTACTCTTGCTTCCCCGCCACAAGGACATCGGGAAACAAAGCGTAGGAGGCATGTTCACACCCGATTATTGGAACTATGCCATGTTCAAGACCATATCGGAAAATGCAGGCAAAGAGGTTTCTCCGGGTACGATGTCGATATTGGCAGATCCCGCACACCCCTTATTCCGCCACTTCCCTACCGAAGAGCATAGTGACTGGCAATGGTGGAGCATCACCCGGAATTCGCGTCCAATGATACTGAACCACACAAACAAGGCATACCGTCCCGTAGTGCAAGTCATTGATAATATCGAACGGAACCACAAACTGGGTATCGTCTTCGAGTTCCGCATCGGAAAAGGAAAGCTTCTGGTCTGCACCACCGACCTCAATGCCATTAAAGGCACACCCGAAGGAAACCAGTTCCGCACCGCCCTGCTCCGCTATGCAAAGTCGGCACAATTCCAGCCCGACACCGTATTGACATGGGAAGAACTGACCCGGCTTTTCACCGAGGACATCATCCAACGAGATATACAAGGAGTAAAGAATCAATCGGACTATAGTTCGAATGTGCCAATGTGAAAATGTGCCAATGTGAGAATGTGCCAATGTGAGAATGTGCTAATGTGAGAATGCATTAGCTCATTAGCAAATTAACACATTGTCACATTAACGAATTAACACATTAACAAATTAATAAATTTAAGACCATGATAGTACAAGACAAAAACGTCATCCGCGAAATTACCCCTCTTTCGGAAAAAGACTGCTTCTACATTGCAGACCGAAGGAAAAGCGAGTTCACTTATCCGATGCATTGTCACAAGGAGTTCGAATTGAACTTCGTAATCAATGCATCCGGCGTATTGCGTATCGTGGGAGACTCGGCAGAAGTTATCGGCGATTACGACCTGGTGTTAATCACCAGCCCCGACTTGGAGCATGTATGGGAACAACATGAGTGCAAGAGCACGGATGTACGCGAAATCACCATCCAGTTCTCGCCCCAATTCATGAAGACCTTGCTTGCCACAAATCAGTTCGACCGCATTTCCAAGATGTTTGACAAAGCACAAAACGGCATCTGTTTCCCAACTACCGCCATCATGAAAGTCTATTCCATACTCGACAAATTGCCTGATACAAAGGGATTCTACGCCGTAACCAGCTTTCTTACCTTATTGTATGAACTGTCCATGTTCACCGATGAAGCCCGCGTACTGTCCAGTTCATCTTTTGCCAAAATCAAGCAACACTCAGATAGCCGACGGGTACAAAAGGTACAAGATTACATCAACCAGCATTACAAAGAAGAAATCCGATTGGGGCAACTGGCGGATATGGTGGGCATGACCGAAGTATCATTCAGCCGTTTCTTCAAGCTCCGCACAGGCAAAACCCTCCAAGACTACATCACCGACATCCGGTTGGGATATGCCCTGCGCATGTTGGTAGACACCACCATGAGCATCGCCGAAATCTGTTACGAATCCGGCTTCAATAACCTTTCGAACTTCAACCGCATCTTCAAAAAGAAGAAAATGGTATCGCCGAAAGACTTCCGCTCCAACTACAAGAAAAAACGCATCTTAATTTAGTCCTTATATTTGCGCATATTATAGTAAAACAAAATTGGTTTGCGAAAAAATGGAATGGAACACAGAGACACAAAGACACAGAGCTTTATTTTTGAGAGAACAGAGTTCACAGAGTAAAAGTCTGGCTCTATGGTCTTTACCTTCTCTATATATTTATTTCTCCGTGCCTCTGTGCCTCTGTGTTCAATATAAAGGATTAACGGATTTTTCGCAATCCATTTCTGATTGACTATAATAACACAAAACATCAATAGAAAATCAATAGAAAATAAAATCAGATAAAATAGTATCAATTTCGTATTTTCATTTAGACTACATTTGCAAAAAATAAATCTAATTGCTTATGTGGAAACAAATGATTCTATCTCTTCTGCTTTTGCCAGCAATTCTTACCGGCTGCACATCAACCCCTAAGGAAAGCCCCTCTCCATTCATCCAAGTGAAGAACGGACAGTTCATCCGTAACGGACAACCTTATTATTATATAGGAGCCAACTTCTGGTACGGTGCCATCCTCGCCTCGGAAGGAACGGGAGGCAACCGCGAACGCCTGCACCGGGAACTCGACTCCCTGAAAGCCATCGGCGTGGACAACCTGCGCATCTTAGTCGGCTCGGACGGAAAGCGAGGCGTCCCCACCAAAGTGGAACCGACCCTGCAAGAAGCTCCGGGCATCTATAATGATACTATTTTGGCAGGATTAGACTACTTATTGGCAGAAATGGAAAAGCGTGACATGCTGGCGGTGCTCTATCTGAACAATTCGTGGGAATGGAGCGGAGGATACAGCCAGTACCTCGCTTGGGCAAGAGGAGACAAGGCTCCCGTGCCTGCCGTAGACGGATGGCCCGCCTTCATGAACTATGTAAAAGAGTTCGTGGTATCAGACAGCGCACAAGCACTGTTTGCCAATCACGTGAAATACATCCTCACCCGCACCAACCGGTACACCCACCGGAAATATACAGACGACCCGACCATCATGTCGTGGCAAATCGGGAACGAACCCCGTGCTTTCGCTTCCGACTCTATCCATAAAGCAGCCTTCGCCGAGTGGATGAGCAAGACTTCTTCCCTTATCCGCTCGCTTGACCCGAACCATCTTATTTCTACAGGAAGCGAAGGCAAACACGGATGTGAAGAAGACATTGCCCTCTTCGAAAAAGTCCATGCCGATACAAACATCGACTACATGAACATCCACATCTGGCCCTACAATTGGGGCTGGGCACCGAAGGACAGCCTTCAAGAGAATCTAGAAAAAGCCTGCACGAACACGCAAGCCTATATTGACGAACATCTGAATATAGCAAAAAAGTATCAGAAGCCGCTTGTACTGGAAGAGTTCGGCTATCCGCGTGACAGTTTTCAATTTGGTAAAAACATATCAACTCATGCCCGTGACGGGTATTACAAGTGTATCTTTGATTTAATAGTTAAACACGCAACCCATCAAAGCCTGTTGGCTGGTTGCAACTTCTGGGGCTGGGGCGGCTTAGCCGTTCCCTCCTCGGAACATGTTTTCTGGCAGCCAGGAGACGATTATACAGGTGATCCCGCCCAAGAAGAACAAGGG
The Phocaeicola salanitronis DSM 18170 genome window above contains:
- a CDS encoding glycoside hydrolase 5 family protein; the encoded protein is MWKQMILSLLLLPAILTGCTSTPKESPSPFIQVKNGQFIRNGQPYYYIGANFWYGAILASEGTGGNRERLHRELDSLKAIGVDNLRILVGSDGKRGVPTKVEPTLQEAPGIYNDTILAGLDYLLAEMEKRDMLAVLYLNNSWEWSGGYSQYLAWARGDKAPVPAVDGWPAFMNYVKEFVVSDSAQALFANHVKYILTRTNRYTHRKYTDDPTIMSWQIGNEPRAFASDSIHKAAFAEWMSKTSSLIRSLDPNHLISTGSEGKHGCEEDIALFEKVHADTNIDYMNIHIWPYNWGWAPKDSLQENLEKACTNTQAYIDEHLNIAKKYQKPLVLEEFGYPRDSFQFGKNISTHARDGYYKCIFDLIVKHATHQSLLAGCNFWGWGGLAVPSSEHVFWQPGDDYTGDPAQEEQGLNSVFASDSSTISLIRMANGKLPH